The following proteins are encoded in a genomic region of Mahella australiensis 50-1 BON:
- a CDS encoding response regulator encodes MSDCRITVLIVDDEYLERNLVKRCIDWNALNLEIIGEASNADDALKLIESLKPDIIFTDIRMPGMDGIEFSKIALQKWPDAKIVILTAYNDFDYAQMALKIGVSDFLLKPIDDEEVLSTATKLKALIETERSERNEFDELKKQIQDNLPYLRERFLNELISGSIEDSAIDEKLTFFGIAFNDSVYQIAALSAIGPVEIKEENRLIQNLRMVNYVRSYFKKLNKVIVFVDTFNRIIILSNNESLDLYKICIRLKNKITKDIGYNTNIGIGNIKSSASAIKTSYKEAIDALNYCAAAGVDNIVMCYRDIQATSEESKINNSRLRFCLKSGLENETIDIIKKAFSGIDAANTNAIPSVRITALDIISICCSVMLEVKENFDDLYLREIESYRTIINAESVQVIVEHVLAIAKSAIRAISKEQADNMNNLISDIKRFIKENISDPNLSLSYVAKHFYLNPSYLSRMFKKETGITFIEYLINKRMEKAISLLKEKNMKSFEIANAVGINDPNYFSSCFKKYTGLNVSEYKKLAQRDELS; translated from the coding sequence ATGTCTGACTGTAGAATAACGGTGCTCATTGTAGATGACGAGTATTTGGAAAGAAATTTAGTAAAGAGATGCATAGATTGGAACGCATTGAATTTGGAAATAATAGGAGAGGCTTCAAATGCCGATGACGCTTTGAAGCTCATAGAAAGCTTAAAGCCCGATATAATATTTACCGACATACGCATGCCCGGTATGGATGGCATAGAATTTAGCAAAATCGCACTACAAAAATGGCCGGATGCGAAAATCGTTATACTCACAGCATACAACGATTTCGATTATGCCCAAATGGCGCTAAAAATCGGTGTATCCGATTTCCTCCTCAAGCCCATAGACGACGAAGAGGTCTTAAGCACCGCAACCAAACTAAAAGCGCTCATCGAGACCGAGCGAAGCGAAAGGAACGAATTCGACGAACTGAAGAAACAAATACAGGATAACCTTCCTTATTTACGCGAGCGCTTCCTCAATGAGCTCATAAGTGGTTCCATAGAGGATAGCGCTATAGACGAAAAACTCACCTTTTTTGGCATAGCGTTTAACGATAGTGTATATCAAATAGCCGCGCTATCTGCCATAGGGCCAGTTGAAATAAAGGAGGAAAACCGGCTCATTCAAAATCTGCGCATGGTGAATTATGTGAGAAGCTATTTCAAAAAGCTGAATAAGGTTATAGTCTTTGTCGATACGTTTAATAGAATCATCATATTGAGCAACAATGAGAGCTTGGATTTATATAAAATATGTATTCGCTTAAAAAACAAAATAACAAAAGATATAGGTTATAATACAAACATAGGAATAGGCAATATAAAAAGTAGCGCATCTGCCATTAAAACATCTTACAAAGAAGCAATAGACGCCCTCAATTATTGTGCTGCCGCAGGTGTTGACAATATTGTTATGTGCTATAGGGACATACAGGCTACTAGCGAGGAAAGCAAAATCAATAACAGTCGGTTAAGATTTTGTTTAAAATCCGGCTTAGAAAACGAGACCATAGATATCATAAAAAAAGCATTTTCCGGCATAGATGCTGCGAACACTAACGCTATACCATCGGTGCGCATAACCGCTTTAGATATCATATCTATCTGTTGTTCAGTGATGCTAGAAGTCAAAGAGAATTTCGATGATTTATACCTACGCGAAATAGAGTCTTATAGAACAATAATAAATGCCGAATCAGTACAGGTCATAGTCGAACACGTGTTAGCGATAGCCAAAAGCGCTATAAGGGCTATAAGTAAAGAACAGGCCGATAATATGAACAATTTAATAAGCGATATAAAGCGGTTTATTAAGGAGAATATAAGCGACCCTAATTTATCGCTGTCATATGTCGCCAAACACTTTTATCTGAACCCTAGCTATTTAAGCAGAATGTTTAAGAAGGAAACAGGCATAACGTTCATAGAATACCTTATCAATAAGCGCATGGAAAAAGCGATAAGCCTTTTAAAGGAAAAAAATATGAAATCTTTTGAAATCGCAAACGCAGTCGGCATAAATGACCCGAATTATTTCTCCTCGTGCTTTAAGAAATATACCGGCTTGAACGTAAGCGAATACAAAAAATTAGCGCAGCGCGACGAACTTTCATAA
- a CDS encoding ThuA domain-containing protein: MPKKALIVRGGWEGHQPIQVADVFHKILVDEDFEVEVSDTLDAFLDKKKLMDLSLIIPIWTMGNITQEQVNPVLEAVGNGVGLAGCHGGMCDAFRECVEWQFMTGGNWVAHPGNDGVEYTVNIKRGSSIIVEGIDDFVVKSEQYYLHVDPAVEVLATTRFPVVDGYHAANGQVDAPVVWTKRWGAGRVFYCSLGHHADIFEMREPREIMRRGFLWAAEGREVASREGLN, translated from the coding sequence ATGCCTAAAAAAGCATTGATTGTACGAGGTGGGTGGGAAGGACATCAACCAATTCAGGTAGCTGACGTATTCCATAAGATACTGGTAGACGAGGATTTTGAGGTGGAAGTATCGGATACTTTAGATGCGTTCCTGGACAAGAAAAAATTGATGGATTTGTCTTTAATAATACCTATATGGACTATGGGCAATATTACTCAGGAACAAGTCAATCCGGTATTAGAAGCTGTAGGAAATGGGGTTGGTCTTGCCGGTTGTCACGGTGGCATGTGTGATGCGTTTAGGGAATGCGTTGAGTGGCAGTTTATGACAGGCGGCAACTGGGTAGCACATCCCGGAAATGATGGTGTGGAATATACCGTTAATATCAAAAGAGGCTCCAGCATTATAGTTGAAGGGATAGACGATTTTGTAGTCAAATCCGAGCAATACTATCTGCATGTAGATCCGGCCGTTGAAGTGCTTGCTACCACTCGCTTTCCGGTAGTAGACGGTTACCATGCGGCTAATGGCCAAGTAGATGCTCCGGTAGTATGGACTAAACGGTGGGGAGCAGGAAGGGTATTTTATTGTTCTTTAGGTCATCACGCCGATATATTTGAAATGAGAGAGCCTCGTGAAATAATGAGGCGAGGTTTTTTATGGGCGGCTGAAGGCAGGGAAGTTGCGAGTCGGGAAGGGTTAAACTAA
- a CDS encoding Gfo/Idh/MocA family protein: MSKVKVGIIGCGNISDIYIKNLTTVFDVTEVAACADMMPERSCGKAQKFGIPKYCTVEELLADPDIQIILNLTTPGSHAEVAIKALEAGKHVYSEKPLAISREDGKRIIDVAKNKGLLVGNAPDTFLGGGIQTCIKLIDDGWIGKPVAATAFMLCHGHESWHPDPEFYYQVGGGPMFDMGPYYLTALIAMLGPVRRVTGSARITFVERVITSQPKYGNKINVEVPTHIAGILDFDCGAIATIVTSFDVWASQTPRMEIYGSEGTLIVPDPNTFGGPILLKRNDTNDWKEIPLVYGFSDNSRGIGVADMAYAILEDRPHRANGEMAFHVLDIMQGIHDASKNGTHYYPISKCQRPEPFARGL, from the coding sequence ATGAGCAAGGTTAAAGTGGGTATTATTGGTTGCGGAAATATTTCTGATATTTACATAAAAAATTTAACCACTGTATTTGATGTTACCGAGGTAGCAGCTTGTGCGGATATGATGCCTGAACGATCCTGTGGGAAAGCTCAAAAATTCGGCATCCCTAAATACTGTACGGTTGAAGAGCTATTGGCCGATCCTGATATACAGATTATCCTTAATCTTACCACCCCCGGTTCTCATGCTGAAGTAGCAATAAAAGCTTTAGAAGCAGGAAAGCACGTTTACAGTGAAAAGCCACTGGCTATTTCGCGTGAGGATGGTAAGAGGATCATCGATGTGGCAAAAAATAAAGGATTGCTTGTAGGCAATGCGCCCGATACGTTTCTCGGAGGCGGTATACAGACCTGTATCAAGCTCATCGATGATGGTTGGATAGGCAAACCGGTGGCTGCAACTGCTTTTATGCTCTGCCATGGTCATGAGAGCTGGCATCCTGATCCTGAATTCTATTATCAAGTCGGTGGAGGGCCTATGTTCGATATGGGCCCTTATTACCTTACCGCCCTTATAGCTATGCTGGGTCCTGTACGCAGGGTGACTGGCTCAGCTCGGATAACTTTCGTTGAAAGGGTTATCACCAGCCAACCTAAATACGGTAATAAAATAAATGTTGAAGTGCCGACTCATATAGCTGGTATATTGGACTTTGATTGCGGAGCAATAGCTACTATCGTGACAAGTTTTGATGTTTGGGCATCGCAAACGCCTAGAATGGAAATATACGGTAGCGAGGGTACGCTTATAGTGCCTGATCCTAATACCTTTGGAGGGCCTATACTGCTAAAAAGGAATGACACGAATGACTGGAAAGAGATACCGCTAGTTTATGGTTTTTCCGATAATAGCCGCGGTATCGGGGTAGCTGATATGGCTTACGCCATATTGGAGGATCGACCGCATAGGGCTAACGGTGAGATGGCATTTCATGTATTGGATATCATGCAAGGTATCCACGATGCTTCAAAAAATGGGACTCATTATTATCCCATAAGCAAATGTCAGCGCCCTGAACCGTTTGCGCGGGGGTTGTAA